A genomic segment from Nitrospira sp. encodes:
- a CDS encoding Glycosyltransferase — protein MRIAQVSPLWESVPPKLYGGTERIVSYLTEELIRQGHEVTLFASGDSVTRAKLEAPCQQALRLNTGIFNREAPLIQMMEQVFSVADQFDIIHSHLDFLAFSLSRRCRVPVVTTLHGRLDLPELVPVFRDFAELPLVSISNSQRKPLPWCNWQNTVYHGLPQNLYTFNAEPGKYLAFLGRVSPEKCPDQAIELAIRVGLPLKMAAKVDPADRAYFERVVEPLLDHPLIEFVGEITDAQKSEFIGNAIGLVCPYDWPEPFGLVLIESLACGTPVLAYRRGSIPEIIDHGVTGFISEHLDEMVSQVERLTTIDRRRCRQVFDERFTAQRMTNDYVKIYQQLIADAAALPGQTGQQLASNL, from the coding sequence ATGAGGATTGCCCAGGTTTCACCGCTGTGGGAAAGCGTTCCTCCGAAATTGTATGGAGGGACGGAACGGATCGTTTCGTACCTGACGGAAGAACTGATCCGGCAAGGGCACGAAGTGACGTTGTTTGCCAGTGGTGATTCGGTCACGAGGGCAAAGTTAGAAGCGCCTTGCCAGCAGGCGTTGCGTTTGAACACCGGGATTTTCAACCGTGAGGCGCCCCTCATCCAGATGATGGAACAGGTCTTCAGCGTCGCCGACCAGTTCGATATCATCCATTCTCATCTCGACTTTCTGGCCTTTTCCCTGTCCCGCCGATGCCGAGTGCCGGTGGTGACAACGCTCCATGGCCGGTTGGACCTGCCTGAACTCGTGCCGGTTTTCCGCGATTTTGCGGAACTGCCGCTGGTGTCGATCTCGAATTCTCAGCGAAAGCCATTGCCTTGGTGTAACTGGCAAAACACCGTCTATCACGGGTTACCGCAGAATCTCTATACTTTCAATGCAGAGCCGGGCAAATACCTGGCTTTCCTGGGCCGGGTGTCTCCGGAAAAGTGTCCGGACCAGGCGATCGAACTGGCCATCCGCGTCGGGTTGCCCCTCAAGATGGCGGCAAAGGTCGATCCGGCCGACCGAGCCTATTTCGAACGGGTCGTGGAGCCGCTCCTCGACCACCCCTTGATCGAATTTGTGGGGGAAATCACCGATGCGCAGAAGAGTGAGTTTATCGGGAATGCCATCGGACTGGTCTGCCCCTATGACTGGCCTGAGCCCTTTGGCCTTGTCTTGATCGAAAGTCTCGCTTGTGGTACACCCGTCCTCGCCTACCGACGGGGATCCATCCCGGAAATCATCGACCATGGTGTGACGGGTTTTATCAGCGAACATCTCGACGAAATGGTGAGTCAAGTCGAACGGCTCACGACGATCGATCGCCGCCGCTGCCGGCAAGTGTTCGATGAGCGGTTTACCGCGCAGCGCATGACGAACGACTACGTGAAGATCTATCAGCAGTTGATCGCTGATGCCGCTGCGCTCCCGGGTCAGACGGGACAGCAACTCGCTTCGAACCTTTAG
- a CDS encoding FKBP-type peptidyl-prolyl cis-trans isomerase SlyD yields the protein MSYGRSLLLCLAVVLACQSFGEEAYAQSELAIADGMKVSLEYTLTLPDKSVADSNVGQAPITFVQGAHEIVPGLEKALDGMKAGQKRRIDVAAQDAYGPYNNKLRQTVEKDKLPKDVKVGDILQAADGRLVKVLEVNDKKVVIDLNHPLAGKALTFDVNILKVERGDASGTSESKTP from the coding sequence ATGAGCTATGGACGGAGTCTATTGCTGTGCTTGGCGGTGGTCTTGGCTTGCCAATCATTCGGCGAGGAGGCCTACGCGCAAAGTGAGCTGGCGATCGCCGACGGTATGAAGGTGTCGTTGGAATATACCTTGACGCTTCCGGACAAATCCGTGGCCGACTCGAATGTCGGCCAGGCACCGATCACATTCGTGCAGGGGGCGCATGAGATTGTCCCCGGTCTTGAAAAGGCCCTCGACGGCATGAAGGCGGGGCAGAAGCGACGCATCGATGTGGCGGCGCAAGACGCCTATGGACCGTACAACAATAAGTTGCGGCAAACCGTCGAGAAAGACAAGCTCCCCAAGGATGTGAAGGTGGGGGATATCCTGCAGGCCGCGGACGGCCGGTTGGTCAAAGTCCTGGAAGTGAACGACAAGAAGGTCGTCATCGATCTCAATCATCCGCTGGCTGGAAAGGCGCTCACCTTCGATGTGAATATCCTCAAGGTCGAGAGAGGCGACGCGTCGGGCACTTCGGAAAGCAAGACGCCGTAA
- a CDS encoding RNA-binding region RNP-1 encodes MGSKIYVGGLPYSTTEQQLSDLFAVHGAVTSARIITDKFTGQSRGFGFVEMSGDSEAQAAINALNGTQFGGRTLTVNEARPQEPRSGGGGRGMGGGRH; translated from the coding sequence ATGGGTTCGAAGATCTACGTTGGCGGCTTGCCATATTCTACCACCGAGCAGCAATTGAGCGACCTGTTCGCGGTGCATGGGGCCGTGACGTCGGCGCGCATCATCACGGACAAGTTTACCGGACAGTCACGGGGTTTCGGCTTCGTGGAAATGTCGGGGGATTCCGAAGCGCAGGCTGCGATCAACGCATTGAACGGAACGCAATTCGGGGGCCGCACGTTGACCGTGAATGAAGCCCGCCCGCAGGAGCCACGCTCCGGTGGCGGAGGCCGTGGAATGGGCGGAGGGCGGCACTAA
- a CDS encoding putative MFS-type transporter — protein sequence MMEPRHGSGGESERPNVKWSPHLLTRDFTLVWWGQMVSQVADGVSKLALLWFVYAVTGSPLKTTMIGLLQTLPPILFGPFIGVIVDRVPKKLLLISSDLIRAVVLGVIPCLIPVESFSIERLYLMVFVHAVASAVFGPALTAAIPSLVSRHEFTAANALLQTTTSIGIIVGPVLSGVGIATMSSQEVLCVNAVSYVVSAGCFLFVRFSQDRSIPAGDASLAGTFRDVMDGFHYVLRRQRIILMLIGAASMYTFATSAFSTLFPVFGKKLLDLGPIEVGYLWSAFGVGLLLVSLGLVSLSSWTLPRRIQLMSLSSCVSGLALIGLIWTSNRLVAAALMVIIGMGAGTLTPVAWGVLQEIAPASLLGRVLAIYNLGAMTSAIAGMTIFGWTTQEFGERLSVFGIGVGLFLSALVAARVVRWIRTNWTESNLRPMEEGPRPVVMATQPTSR from the coding sequence ATGATGGAGCCACGGCACGGGAGCGGAGGAGAGTCGGAACGCCCGAACGTGAAGTGGTCGCCGCATCTGTTGACGCGCGACTTCACGCTCGTCTGGTGGGGCCAAATGGTCTCGCAAGTCGCCGATGGTGTGTCGAAGCTTGCGTTGCTCTGGTTTGTGTACGCCGTCACCGGTTCTCCCCTCAAGACAACCATGATCGGGCTGCTGCAGACCTTGCCGCCCATCCTGTTCGGTCCCTTCATCGGCGTGATCGTCGATCGCGTTCCCAAAAAACTTTTGCTGATCAGCAGCGACCTGATTCGCGCGGTGGTCCTGGGTGTGATTCCCTGTCTGATCCCGGTGGAATCGTTCAGCATCGAGCGGCTCTATCTGATGGTGTTCGTCCATGCCGTCGCCTCGGCGGTATTCGGTCCCGCGCTGACTGCGGCGATTCCGTCGTTGGTCTCTCGCCACGAATTCACCGCCGCCAACGCGTTGTTGCAGACGACGACCAGCATCGGCATCATCGTCGGGCCGGTACTCAGCGGAGTCGGCATCGCGACGATGAGTTCGCAGGAAGTGCTCTGTGTGAATGCGGTCAGTTATGTCGTTTCGGCCGGCTGTTTTCTCTTCGTGCGATTTTCGCAGGATAGGTCGATACCTGCCGGCGACGCCTCCCTGGCCGGAACCTTCCGCGACGTCATGGACGGGTTCCACTATGTGCTCAGGCGGCAACGGATCATTCTGATGTTGATCGGAGCGGCGTCGATGTATACCTTTGCGACAAGCGCCTTCAGCACACTCTTTCCTGTGTTCGGCAAGAAATTATTGGATCTCGGCCCCATTGAGGTGGGGTATCTCTGGTCTGCTTTCGGTGTCGGATTGTTGCTGGTGTCGTTGGGGTTGGTATCGTTGTCCTCTTGGACGCTCCCTCGACGGATTCAGTTGATGTCGCTCTCCAGTTGCGTCAGTGGCCTGGCGCTGATCGGTTTGATCTGGACGTCGAATCGGCTGGTGGCGGCGGCGCTCATGGTGATTATCGGGATGGGGGCCGGTACCTTGACGCCGGTGGCTTGGGGAGTGTTGCAGGAGATCGCGCCGGCTTCGCTTTTAGGGCGGGTGCTGGCGATTTATAATCTCGGCGCGATGACCTCAGCCATCGCCGGCATGACGATCTTCGGCTGGACGACGCAGGAATTCGGTGAGCGCCTCAGCGTGTTCGGGATCGGTGTCGGGCTCTTCCTTTCGGCACTCGTTGCGGCGCGGGTCGTGCGTTGGATACGCACCAATTGGACGGAGTCGAACCTCCGTCCCATGGAAGAAGGCCCGAGGCCGGTGGTGATGGCGACGCAGCCGACGAGTCGATGA
- a CDS encoding Amylo-alpha-1,6-glucosidase — MEEIISVNDQFYILASSSMADNRTRVLKHGETFGVFDRYGDIQPVGRGTQGLFHEGTRFLSRQELFLNNDRPMLLSSTVKEDNALLAVDLTNPDLYRDDRIAIPRGSVHVFRSRFLWNGVSYERFRLSNYSLTTVKMTLSIRFEADFADIFEVRGKKRARKGTQLPNVLRNDQLVLSYEGLDGVVREARIQFAPIPREVTASQATFDIELEPKGEAMVAVMVACDLAENRRPLLAYDAAMAEAGFAIGAERTQDCIIQTSNAQFNEWWNRSLLDVRMMVTDTKEGPYPYAGVPWFSTPFGRDGIITALECLWIRPELGRGVLSYLASMQATEVNPAQDAEPGKILHETRKGEMAALGEIPFGLYYGSVDSTPLFVMLAGAYYERTGDLAFMHSIWPNLELALTWMDTFGDPDRDGFVEYVRKSPTGLDNQGWKDSHDSISHADGSLAEGPIALCEVQGYVYDAKVQASKLADALGYADRASQLRRQARSLKERFEEVFWCDDLSTYALALDGRKQPCRVKTSNAGHCLYTGIASDEHATRLAETLMSDELFSGWGIRTLADSERRYNPMSYHNGSVWPHDNAMIAAGLARYGLKTGVEKVMTSLFEVSLVLDFHRLPELFCGFVRRPGQGLTRYPVACNPQAWAAGSAVMALQACLGLSIIASERKVIFNRPILPEFVGEMQIKNLKVGTASVDLLLRRHDLDVGITVIRRAGQVEVVDVK; from the coding sequence GTGGAAGAAATCATCAGCGTCAATGATCAGTTCTATATCCTGGCCAGTTCGTCGATGGCGGATAACCGTACACGTGTGCTCAAGCACGGAGAGACGTTCGGCGTGTTCGACCGTTATGGCGACATTCAGCCGGTGGGCCGCGGTACGCAGGGGTTGTTTCACGAAGGGACCAGATTCCTGTCGCGACAGGAATTGTTTCTGAACAACGATCGTCCGATGCTCCTCAGTTCGACGGTCAAGGAGGACAACGCTTTGCTGGCCGTGGACCTCACGAATCCGGACTTGTATCGCGACGACCGTATCGCGATTCCACGCGGCAGTGTCCACGTGTTTCGATCTCGTTTTCTCTGGAATGGAGTGAGCTATGAGCGATTCCGGCTCTCGAACTACAGTCTGACGACGGTGAAGATGACCCTGTCGATCCGATTTGAAGCGGATTTCGCCGACATTTTCGAGGTACGCGGCAAGAAACGCGCACGGAAGGGCACGCAGCTGCCGAACGTGTTGCGGAACGATCAGTTGGTGTTGAGCTACGAAGGGCTCGATGGGGTGGTCCGAGAGGCGCGGATTCAATTCGCTCCGATCCCCCGTGAGGTGACGGCCTCGCAAGCGACTTTCGACATTGAACTCGAGCCGAAGGGGGAGGCGATGGTGGCGGTGATGGTGGCCTGTGATCTGGCTGAGAATCGCCGGCCCCTCTTGGCCTACGATGCGGCGATGGCCGAAGCGGGGTTCGCGATCGGGGCGGAGCGTACGCAGGATTGTATCATTCAGACTTCCAATGCCCAATTCAACGAATGGTGGAATCGTTCGCTGTTGGATGTGCGCATGATGGTGACCGATACGAAGGAAGGCCCCTATCCCTATGCGGGCGTGCCGTGGTTCAGTACGCCGTTCGGGCGGGACGGTATCATCACCGCGTTGGAGTGTCTCTGGATCAGGCCGGAATTAGGGCGTGGCGTCTTGTCCTATCTGGCATCCATGCAGGCCACGGAAGTGAATCCGGCTCAGGATGCCGAGCCCGGAAAGATTCTCCACGAAACCCGCAAGGGTGAGATGGCCGCGTTGGGAGAGATTCCCTTCGGTCTCTATTACGGCAGCGTCGATTCCACCCCCCTGTTCGTAATGTTGGCCGGAGCCTATTATGAGCGGACCGGGGATCTGGCATTCATGCATTCGATTTGGCCCAATCTCGAACTGGCACTGACTTGGATGGATACGTTCGGCGATCCCGATCGGGACGGATTCGTGGAGTATGTGAGGAAATCGCCCACCGGGTTGGATAATCAGGGGTGGAAGGACTCGCACGATTCCATTTCGCACGCCGATGGTTCTTTGGCGGAGGGCCCGATCGCGTTGTGCGAAGTACAGGGGTACGTCTATGATGCGAAAGTGCAGGCTTCCAAGCTGGCGGATGCACTCGGATATGCCGATCGCGCCAGTCAATTACGGCGGCAGGCGAGGTCGCTCAAGGAGCGGTTCGAGGAGGTGTTTTGGTGTGATGACCTCTCCACCTATGCCCTTGCCCTGGACGGCCGGAAACAGCCATGTCGGGTGAAGACATCCAACGCAGGACATTGCCTCTATACGGGAATTGCGAGCGACGAACATGCCACACGCTTGGCGGAGACGCTCATGTCCGATGAATTGTTCAGTGGCTGGGGGATTCGAACCTTGGCCGATTCCGAACGCCGGTACAATCCGATGTCATACCACAACGGCTCGGTCTGGCCCCATGACAATGCCATGATTGCCGCCGGGCTGGCGCGGTACGGCCTCAAGACCGGTGTGGAAAAAGTCATGACCAGCCTGTTCGAAGTCAGTCTCGTTCTCGATTTTCATCGGTTGCCGGAACTCTTCTGCGGGTTTGTGCGTCGGCCCGGTCAAGGGCTGACGCGATATCCCGTGGCCTGTAATCCGCAAGCTTGGGCGGCCGGTTCGGCAGTCATGGCGCTTCAAGCCTGCCTCGGCTTGTCGATCATCGCATCGGAGCGCAAGGTGATCTTCAATCGTCCCATCCTGCCGGAATTCGTCGGCGAGATGCAGATCAAGAATTTGAAGGTGGGCACAGCTTCGGTGGACCTCCTGTTGCGACGCCATGACCTCGATGTGGGCATCACCGTGATCCGCCGGGCCGGCCAAGTCGAGGTGGTTGACGTCAAATAA
- a CDS encoding PDZ domain (also known as DHR or GLGF) — MRCRLLISVGNLQRTTVGLIFGLGLALFATVSLADDMPDERTHLTQLLRMVSGDRMVADIRRLSGPEFNGRQTGTPDDLSSAEFAQLRFIDLNRQRTAASGSPTEAEGLLNRDVIQSAPVRVTTIGHDPLLQISPLADHQPASIGTDYLPILDSPSADLQAPLVFVGYGISDPTGGFDEYAELDVRNKVVLFLRGKPERYGKPVPHANKERTARERGAIGYLTAVGPILNAYETRRGVTGRPSAFYGLPAPGQAIPGAWISTELASSILNTPGPDGAGRLRTIQQQLNETMTPRSLATDLSVKMLWRSLQQDSMLHNVVSIISGQDPIRRDETIVIGAHRDHFGQQGGLLFPGADDNASGTAVLLEVARVLASVPNGPKRSIVFVSFSGEEQGLLGSTLYVTQPAVPLRSTLAMINVDHAAVGNGRLTVGVTGLEKTVAQQAGQQAGLADIIDLFGFFPGGDHVPFKDAGVPTVTVVSGGVHPHFHQPTDTADTVDPDILSAAARYVLALAWQLADAP; from the coding sequence ATGCGATGTCGCCTCCTCATATCGGTTGGGAATCTCCAACGTACAACCGTCGGGCTCATATTCGGCCTCGGACTCGCCCTGTTTGCCACAGTAAGTCTCGCAGACGACATGCCCGACGAACGCACCCATCTCACGCAACTGTTGCGCATGGTTTCCGGCGACCGCATGGTGGCGGACATCCGCAGGCTGAGCGGACCGGAGTTCAACGGTCGTCAAACCGGTACCCCCGACGACCTGTCGTCCGCCGAATTCGCTCAGCTTCGGTTTATCGACCTGAACCGGCAGCGCACGGCGGCCTCCGGTTCCCCGACCGAGGCAGAGGGACTCCTAAACCGAGACGTGATCCAATCCGCCCCAGTCCGCGTCACGACGATCGGCCATGATCCTCTCCTGCAGATCTCACCCCTAGCCGACCATCAGCCAGCTTCAATCGGCACCGATTACCTCCCCATCCTCGATTCGCCGTCGGCCGATCTGCAGGCCCCTCTTGTGTTCGTAGGCTACGGCATCTCCGACCCCACCGGCGGATTCGATGAATATGCCGAACTCGACGTCCGGAACAAGGTGGTCCTGTTCCTCCGAGGCAAACCGGAACGCTACGGCAAACCGGTTCCCCACGCGAACAAGGAACGCACGGCGCGCGAGCGAGGGGCTATCGGTTACCTCACAGCCGTCGGTCCGATCTTGAATGCCTATGAAACTCGTCGCGGTGTGACCGGGCGACCGAGCGCCTTCTACGGCTTGCCCGCCCCTGGGCAAGCGATTCCCGGTGCCTGGATCAGTACCGAACTTGCCTCCTCCATTCTCAATACACCAGGACCGGACGGCGCCGGCCGGTTGCGCACCATACAACAGCAACTCAACGAAACCATGACGCCGCGCTCGTTGGCTACCGACCTGTCCGTCAAGATGTTGTGGCGCAGTCTGCAGCAGGATAGTATGCTTCACAATGTCGTCTCGATCATCAGCGGGCAGGATCCGATACGCCGGGACGAAACGATTGTGATCGGCGCACATCGCGATCACTTTGGACAACAGGGGGGACTGCTCTTTCCAGGTGCCGACGACAATGCGTCGGGCACCGCCGTACTCCTTGAAGTGGCGCGGGTGTTGGCGTCGGTTCCGAACGGCCCCAAACGTTCGATTGTCTTTGTATCCTTCAGCGGCGAAGAACAGGGGTTGTTGGGCTCCACCCTATACGTGACTCAACCGGCCGTGCCGCTGCGCTCCACCCTCGCGATGATCAATGTGGATCACGCGGCGGTCGGAAACGGGCGTCTCACCGTCGGCGTGACCGGCCTGGAAAAAACCGTCGCACAGCAGGCGGGACAACAGGCAGGACTCGCAGACATCATCGACCTGTTCGGCTTCTTCCCCGGTGGAGACCACGTGCCGTTCAAGGATGCGGGAGTCCCCACGGTGACGGTCGTGAGCGGCGGGGTTCATCCGCACTTTCATCAACCCACCGATACTGCGGACACCGTCGATCCCGACATCCTCTCTGCCGCGGCCCGTTACGTACTCGCGTTGGCTTGGCAACTCGCCGATGCCCCCTAG
- a CDS encoding Glucose-1-phosphate cytidylyltransferase, with protein sequence MKVVLFCGGLGLRLRDYSDKIPKPMVPIGYRPIIWHLMKYYAHFGHTEFILCLGHGGDTIKEYFLNYNECISNDFVLSEGGKAIRLLNADIQGWRITFVDTGIGTTIGQRLKFVEHHIGDDNMFLANYSDGLTDLPLPEQVAHFMMHDKVASFLCVTPRLSCHLVELTRDGRVSGIEEFTHSQVRINGGFFMFKREIFQYLKDGEELVQEPFRRLIEQNQLVGYEYDGFWASMDTFKDKMLLDDLYVRDKAPWALWKQRANLDPGDAYLGRQGYLKKAKGF encoded by the coding sequence ATGAAGGTTGTCTTGTTTTGTGGGGGCCTTGGCCTGCGTCTGCGGGATTACTCCGACAAGATTCCCAAACCGATGGTGCCGATCGGGTATCGGCCGATCATCTGGCACCTCATGAAGTACTACGCGCATTTCGGCCATACGGAATTCATTCTCTGTTTGGGGCACGGCGGCGATACGATCAAAGAATATTTCCTCAATTACAACGAATGTATTTCGAATGACTTCGTGCTGAGCGAAGGGGGGAAGGCCATCCGGTTGTTGAATGCCGACATTCAAGGTTGGCGGATTACGTTCGTAGATACCGGAATCGGTACCACGATCGGTCAGCGGCTCAAGTTCGTGGAGCATCATATCGGCGACGACAACATGTTTCTCGCCAACTATTCGGACGGCCTTACGGATTTGCCGCTTCCGGAACAGGTTGCCCATTTTATGATGCACGACAAGGTTGCGAGTTTCCTCTGCGTGACGCCTCGACTGAGTTGCCACTTGGTGGAATTGACGAGGGATGGGAGGGTGTCCGGCATCGAGGAGTTCACCCATTCACAGGTCCGTATCAACGGCGGCTTCTTCATGTTCAAGCGGGAAATTTTTCAATACTTGAAAGACGGGGAGGAATTGGTCCAGGAGCCTTTCCGGAGACTCATCGAACAGAACCAACTGGTCGGCTATGAATATGACGGGTTTTGGGCCTCGATGGACACGTTCAAAGACAAGATGTTGTTGGACGATCTATATGTCCGAGACAAGGCGCCTTGGGCTCTGTGGAAACAGCGCGCGAATCTCGATCCGGGCGACGCTTACCTCGGTAGGCAGGGGTATCTCAAGAAGGCGAAGGGATTTTAG
- a CDS encoding putative MFS-type transporter produces the protein MADEPQSIPESNVSGWRLLGTRDFGCLWAGQVISQIGDGLNKVALLWFVYELTGSALKMTAIGLLQTIPPLVFGPLIGVYLDCLPKKTVMIVVDLLRTLMILLIPLFYTFDMLTLERLYVLVFLISIVSTVFGPALASAVPSIVQRSQLTTANAFLQSTTNIGVLLGPAMSGLGIALIGAQNVLYVDAATFLVSALFLLPIRVRDTRAVKGLNALSTPVIQDMMVGFRFVFLQHRVVFALMITAVLYNLAISAFVFLLPVVAKELLQVGPMELGWLWSALGIGMLAASLWLARTPQGTFQDRVGKIGRSLAVGGVAVCALGLIQTPVLFSTFLLIIIIGGTTSLFYPVVWAMLQEVTPEHLLGRVFTTFSTGGMASAMVGMAGFGWAADAVGPAASLIGIGLLLLLTAVVTVQVSRRDLGARPVAA, from the coding sequence ATGGCAGACGAGCCTCAATCTATTCCTGAGTCGAACGTATCCGGTTGGCGGTTGTTGGGAACAAGGGACTTCGGCTGTCTCTGGGCCGGCCAAGTCATCTCCCAGATCGGCGACGGGTTGAACAAGGTCGCGCTGTTGTGGTTCGTCTATGAGTTGACCGGGTCGGCGCTCAAGATGACCGCGATCGGACTGCTGCAGACGATTCCTCCGCTGGTGTTCGGGCCGCTCATCGGTGTCTATCTCGATTGTCTTCCCAAGAAAACGGTCATGATCGTGGTGGACCTCTTACGGACGCTGATGATCTTGCTGATCCCGCTGTTCTATACGTTCGACATGCTGACGCTCGAGCGATTGTACGTCCTGGTCTTTCTGATCTCGATCGTGTCCACCGTGTTCGGTCCGGCCCTGGCGTCTGCGGTACCCTCGATCGTCCAACGGTCGCAACTCACGACGGCGAACGCCTTCCTGCAGAGCACCACCAACATCGGGGTCCTGCTGGGTCCGGCCATGAGCGGTCTCGGCATCGCTTTGATCGGCGCGCAGAATGTACTCTATGTGGATGCCGCGACCTTTTTGGTGTCCGCGCTGTTCCTCTTGCCGATTCGCGTGCGGGATACCCGTGCGGTCAAGGGGCTCAATGCCTTGTCCACTCCGGTTATTCAAGACATGATGGTCGGATTTCGCTTCGTATTCCTGCAGCACCGGGTGGTGTTCGCGCTGATGATTACCGCAGTCCTGTACAATCTCGCGATCAGCGCCTTCGTGTTTCTTCTCCCGGTGGTCGCGAAAGAGCTGTTGCAAGTCGGTCCTATGGAACTCGGTTGGCTGTGGTCGGCGTTGGGTATCGGGATGTTGGCGGCTTCCCTGTGGCTCGCCAGGACTCCGCAGGGCACGTTCCAGGATCGAGTGGGGAAAATCGGCCGATCCTTGGCTGTCGGCGGGGTAGCCGTCTGCGCATTGGGGTTGATTCAAACGCCGGTCCTCTTCAGCACGTTTTTGTTGATCATCATCATCGGAGGGACCACCTCCCTCTTCTACCCGGTCGTGTGGGCGATGCTCCAGGAGGTCACGCCGGAGCATCTGTTGGGGCGTGTCTTCACCACGTTCAGCACCGGTGGGATGGCCTCGGCAATGGTCGGCATGGCCGGATTTGGATGGGCTGCTGATGCGGTCGGTCCTGCTGCGAGTCTGATCGGGATCGGGCTGCTCCTGTTGCTCACCGCCGTGGTCACGGTGCAAGTCAGCCGCCGTGACCTGGGCGCGAGACCGGTTGCGGCATAA
- a CDS encoding ATP-dependent RNA helicase — protein MVSFAELSLTSFLADRLRQAGFTAPTPIQKAAIPLALEGRDLLAQAKTGSGKTLAFLIPLIERAVREGWNASGRASAAAPHAGSARLPRALVLAPTRELALQIDMELRKYAPPAVTSLALYGGVPIERHYRALRQPPLIVIGTPGRLLDVAGSRHLDLRGVEYVVMDEADQMLDRGFLRDIQRILQVLPAQRQTLLFSATFSPEIQTLAESMLKNPARTAVDQGVNTPTTITHAYYVVPSESSRVQLIHTLLQQTATDEQSMVFCDQKYKVKRLAARLGGEPASVGAITGNHSQAQRERTLTAFRSGRLRSLVATDVAARGLDVPSVSQVIHYELPGNPTSYVHRTGRTGRAERSGATLLILSPQEEHEYLAMVRRLRIHTKRLTLPVLAVLPTPASEPQHNGHQRHDGRGREFRSHREGERRDPMSQDSRDRQGRRGWRIDRPTAPRRGQ, from the coding sequence ATGGTTTCGTTTGCCGAATTGTCTCTCACCTCGTTTCTTGCCGACCGTCTCAGACAGGCCGGCTTTACCGCACCGACCCCTATCCAGAAGGCCGCCATTCCACTGGCCTTGGAAGGACGCGATCTGCTGGCCCAGGCCAAGACCGGCAGCGGGAAAACGCTGGCGTTTCTCATTCCATTGATTGAACGGGCCGTCCGAGAAGGATGGAACGCCTCCGGTCGGGCGTCGGCTGCCGCACCCCATGCCGGGTCGGCCAGGTTGCCGCGGGCGCTCGTACTGGCGCCGACCCGCGAATTAGCCCTTCAAATCGATATGGAGCTCCGAAAATATGCGCCGCCTGCTGTGACTTCTTTGGCCCTGTATGGCGGTGTCCCCATCGAGCGACATTACCGAGCGCTTCGGCAGCCGCCGTTGATCGTGATCGGAACACCGGGCCGCCTGTTGGATGTGGCGGGCTCCCGCCACCTGGATTTGCGCGGTGTCGAGTATGTGGTCATGGATGAAGCCGATCAAATGTTGGATCGGGGCTTCCTGCGCGACATCCAGCGCATTCTGCAGGTGTTGCCCGCGCAGAGGCAGACGCTGCTCTTTTCGGCCACCTTCTCGCCGGAGATCCAGACGCTGGCGGAATCGATGCTGAAGAACCCGGCTCGAACCGCAGTGGATCAAGGGGTGAATACGCCGACCACGATTACCCACGCCTATTACGTGGTGCCGAGTGAGTCCTCGAGGGTGCAACTGATTCATACGTTGCTTCAGCAGACGGCGACCGACGAACAGTCGATGGTCTTTTGTGATCAAAAATATAAAGTGAAACGATTAGCTGCCCGCTTGGGCGGTGAACCGGCTTCGGTGGGGGCGATTACCGGCAACCATTCACAGGCTCAACGGGAGCGTACCCTCACCGCATTCAGGTCCGGGCGTCTGCGGTCGTTGGTGGCGACCGATGTGGCGGCGAGAGGATTGGATGTGCCGTCCGTATCGCAGGTCATTCATTACGAGCTGCCCGGCAATCCCACGTCGTACGTCCATCGCACCGGCCGGACGGGCCGTGCCGAACGATCCGGCGCGACCCTCTTGATTCTCTCTCCGCAAGAGGAGCATGAATACTTGGCTATGGTTCGCCGGTTGCGAATCCATACGAAACGGTTGACGTTGCCCGTATTGGCGGTGTTGCCGACTCCCGCAAGCGAGCCTCAGCACAACGGTCATCAGCGGCACGATGGACGAGGCCGCGAGTTCCGGTCTCATCGTGAGGGAGAGCGTCGAGATCCGATGTCCCAGGATTCGCGGGATCGGCAGGGGCGTCGAGGCTGGCGCATCGACCGCCCGACGGCTCCGCGTCGCGGCCAATAG